The following coding sequences lie in one Armatimonadota bacterium genomic window:
- a CDS encoding PDZ domain-containing protein translates to MVISSLRLMVIGIMVAVVCGCEPVMRELQYTNPRTRLFPMHMDLGIGDEKVDAATIIASQNYVAFVEYPNVIVHYPNGMSALAKQVADAFEKARIKIAERTGIIWAFKPIIYLVPVTNTSCGYRLRIPLRKQRELKLPLLILPNGVVLPEWSSGIAHELTEASMLASLSRRELFLGDYCIFGGGLVNETRWFRDGVSELAGEILNRELFGEEYQPPTDIYAELSRIRELLLDWNNCEEYTANERAYYLASLGLIHELTNRYGDYVIAQIVEAASKHRYINGSTLLRAVNKITGTDLKEFLRTYQPTWLGIETVDAGQKVKIAAVYSGGPAEKWGLKAGDIITSVDGQHVPSSAWLVHYIAARRPRERISVEVERAGVSSKYRLMVVSKPAFH, encoded by the coding sequence CTTTTCCCGATGCACATGGATCTTGGTATCGGCGATGAGAAGGTAGACGCTGCCACCATAATCGCTTCTCAAAATTACGTTGCTTTCGTTGAATACCCCAACGTCATCGTTCACTACCCAAATGGAATGTCTGCGCTTGCCAAGCAAGTAGCCGATGCATTTGAAAAAGCACGAATTAAAATAGCAGAGCGAACAGGCATAATTTGGGCTTTCAAACCAATCATATATCTCGTTCCGGTTACAAACACATCTTGCGGCTATCGCCTTCGCATACCTCTTCGGAAACAACGCGAGCTTAAACTACCATTGCTTATTTTACCGAATGGCGTGGTTCTCCCGGAATGGAGTAGCGGAATAGCACATGAGTTAACCGAAGCATCCATGCTTGCATCGCTCAGCAGACGAGAGCTTTTCCTTGGCGACTATTGCATATTCGGCGGAGGGTTAGTTAACGAAACTCGATGGTTTCGCGATGGAGTTTCCGAATTAGCAGGCGAAATCCTAAACCGCGAACTATTTGGCGAAGAGTATCAGCCACCAACTGATATATATGCCGAACTCTCACGAATCCGTGAGCTTCTTTTAGATTGGAACAACTGCGAAGAATATACAGCAAATGAGAGAGCTTATTACCTCGCTTCGCTAGGGTTAATTCATGAATTAACGAATAGATATGGAGATTATGTAATCGCCCAGATTGTCGAAGCTGCTTCAAAGCACCGTTACATAAACGGAAGCACACTTCTCAGGGCTGTCAATAAAATAACTGGCACTGACCTAAAAGAGTTTTTAAGAACCTACCAGCCGACTTGGCTTGGAATAGAAACAGTGGACGCTGGCCAAAAAGTCAAAATTGCCGCTGTTTATTCCGGCGGCCCTGCTGAAAAATGGGGCTTGAAAGCAGGAGATATAATTACGTCCGTTGATGGACAGCACGTTCCATCCTCCGCATGGCTAGTCCACTACATCGCCGCACGTCGTCCAAGAGAACGAATTTCGGTCGAGGTGGAACGTGCTGGTGTTAGCAGTAAATACCGCTTGATGGTCGTCTCCAAGCCTGCATTTCATTAA